The sequence below is a genomic window from Thalassomonas haliotis.
CTGCAAAGTATTTTTACCCTTTATCCCGAAGCCCTGCTGATTGTCCTGGCGCTGCAAATCGGTATTGGCCGCTGGAACGGTATCCGTTTAAGTGAGTTGATCCGTTTTAATCGTTTGTTGAAAAAAGACGAAGCCGTGATCGGCATTAACGAACGTAACCGGGAAATTGTTTACCGTTTGAATAACGCCAAAGACCTGCTGTTGGCGGCAGATAAGTTAAAAACCAAGCAACTGCTGGCAAAACACAACATAGCCGTTCCCGGCACCGTGTTCTCCTGCCGGTCTCACAGCCAGGTTGGGCAGCTTGATGCGATACTGGCCCAGCATCATGAATTTGTGATCAAGCCTAATTGCGGCAGCCAGGGCAACGGTATCGTAGTGATCACCGCCCGGGAAGGAGATAGCTATACTTCTGCCGGCGGCAAATGCTGGACCGTACAGATGCTTAAAGATCATGTCAGCGACATTATCAGCGGCAGCTTTTCCCAGCATGGCGAGCAGGACATTGCCTACATCGAACCCCTGATCAAGCAAGACAGTCAGCTGCAAACCTTGGCTTCTGGAGGGCTGGCGGATATTCGCGTGATAGTGGCCAACAAGGTTGTTATTGCCGCCATGTTGCGTTTGCCAACGGCAAAATCCCAGGGCAAGGCCAATTTACATCAGGGAGCCATAGGCGCCAGTGTCTGCCTGGAAACCGGTAAATTAACCCATGCCAGTTTGCAGGGAAAAACCCTGAGCCATCACCCGGATACCGGGGTTAAGCTCGCCGGGTTTGCTTTGCCTTACTGGCCAGAAATTTTGGATATGAGCCGGGCATGTGCCCATGCCATGCCGCTTGGTTATTTGGGGGTGGATATCTGTATTGACCAGCGGCAAGGGCCGCAGGTATTGGAAGTTAATGGCCGCCCAGGATTAGAAATTCAGAATGTGCAGCAAAAAAGCTTAACCCGTGAACACTTTTACCCTTTGGTGGAACCCGTATGAAAAATGCCATTTTACCCAGTGTGATCTTTCTGGCCGCCGCCAGCGTGCTTTTTTACCTGGAATACCAGTCACAGCATAGCGCTGAAGTTGTGCAAGTTGTTGCGGTGGCGGCGATAGAAAAGGAAAACTTTGAGTTGGTCGGCAGCAATGAGCCTGTGTCTTTGTTGCTTCAAGAGGCAAAAGGGCAGGTTTCTTCGACTGATAAGGATAGGGCGGAAAAAGCGCAGCAGTTTCTCTGGTTAAAGGGCATAAGTTCGCCGGCCGAACTTTATGCCAGCAATCAGTGGCAAGCATTGACGCAAACAAAACAGCAGCTGGCCCGCCTGATATTGGCCAAAGAGGCGATAACCAATAAAAATCCGGTATTGGCGCTTGAAATGCTGGCTAAGATGCCGACAAAACAATTACATGCCATTAGCGCCGGCTTTTATCTGGCGCTGGCCTATGCCCGTACCGGAGATAAAGCGCAGGCGATCGCCAGCTATCAAAGTGTGCTGGAGCATGACCCCTCACATCAGGGAGCGGCAATTAATCTAGGTTTGCTGTTTAAAGAAAAGCAGGATTATGCACAGGCCATTCCCGTATTGGAGCATGCGGTTAACATCAGCCGCGGCACTAAACTGGCAAAAGCCCATGCGATACTGGCGGCGTGTCTTTATCAGCAACAGCAGTACCAAAGGGCTTTGGGCCATTACCGAACTTCGATTGAGTACCGTCCCGATCACCCGGGTACCTGGCTGGGGCTGGCAAAAACTCAGGAAAAGCTGCATCTGCCCTATCAGCAAGTGTTTACCACATTTACAAGAACGGCAAAATTAAATGCCAAACACTATAAGCCGTGGACTGAGTTGGGTCGGTTTCAGCTGGAAAACCTCGATTTTTCCGGTGCTGTGCTCTCCCTGAATAAAGCGCTGGAGTTGTCGCCTTTTAACCTTAGCGCCACCCGGGCGCTGGCATGGGCGACTTTTGAAGCAGGACAAGAGAAAAAAGCGGCGCAATTGTGGCGCTACCTGGCCAAGAATGAAAAAGTAAAAGCCCGGCGTAAACTGGCCCGGCATATGTTAGTCCTGTTAACCGAAGATCATGAGGCAAGTGCGGTGATCCTGACAGATCTTGAGCAAACCTTGCTTGGCAAGTCACTCAAGAACAGCTTACGGTCCCAGTATGCTTATGCCTGGTATTTAGCTCAGCTGATAACAACAGAGCCGAAGCAGGCGATGCCACAACGGACAAGGCTTTTAGGGGAAGAGGGCAAGCAGGAGGGCGCAAAAAATACCGACCGCTTCCGTTTTCGCCAGCTTTACCGCTTGGCGCTGCAACAGGAAAAGCGCCAGGAGTTTCAGCAGGCGTTAGCGACTTTAGCCCGGCTGCAAAAAAGCAACTTGTATGCTTACCCGTTATTGAAAAAGCTCAGCCGCTTGCATTATGGCTTAGGGCAGTTATCACAGGCCAACCAATATGCCGAGCAGGCACTGGCATATACGCCCAATGACAGGACGCTATTGCTGCATAAAATAACACTTGATATCGAGCGCGGACATTTTAAACCGGCGCAAAAAAGGCTGAATAAGTTAGCCCTTTCGGGGGATGGGGAGAGTGACCTTATAGCCTTGTATGCTAAACTAGCCTGGCAACAAAGGGATTGGGAGAATGCCTTAACCTATTATCGGCAGTTACTAAGGCTAGAGCTGGATAATGAAGCGGCTCATTATCACCTGGCACAAATTTTTCTGGAAAAAGGGGAATCGCCAAAAGCTATCGAACATTTAACGACTTTACTGTCGATAAATTCCGGCGCCATAGATGCCCGGTTATTACTGGCACAAATTTATTGTCAGCAAGATGATTTAACAACATGTCACCGGGAAGCCGCTAAGGTACTGAAACTGGTGCCGACAAACGAACAAGCCCAAAACCTGGTTAACCATTTAATTTAAAAGGGAAGATATGAAACAAACTAACTTTATCAGTACGCTGGTGGTGGTTGCGCAAAGTTTAGTGATACCTGTTGCCTATTCCAGTGTCGAACTCACCCTGGGGGGCGGTAGCGATAACAATGCCTTCAGGCTCGCCGATAAATTCGATCCCCGGTCGGGACAATTTTATAAAACGACTTTTTCCTACAGGGATAAATTTGATAATGGTCTTTATGTCAATCTTAAAGCGACCAAGACCGGCTTTGAATCGAAAATGGAAAATGCCGAAAGCGATAAACAGGATCTTAAACTGGGTTTCCGTCACACTTTTGATAACAGCAACAAGTTTAATTTTGCCGTTTCCGGCAGCAATTACGATAAAACCTATATCAGCCGGACAACCGGCAAGGTCGGGACATCCGGCGGTAAAGAAATTGCAGACAGGTATGATAACCGCTGGTGGCGTCTGCAATCTGACTATAGTTTTAACCTCAACGAGAAACATAGCCTTAACCTGTTTGCCGAGTTGCTTAGCAAGGATTATGAAGAGGTTGACGGTTCAGACTCATTATCTAACCTGGACTACAAGCAGCTGGGTACCGGTTTACGCTGGTTTTATAAACCCGCGAAAAACTGGCGTCTGGAAACCTCTTTTCGCTACCGGGAGCGTGAATATGATGATAAAAGAGCCCGGGATAACGAGGGCAGGAGCATAGAAAACTCCGAGCTGAGTTACGATTATTACCGCGCCCTGGTTTCAGGCATCTGGAGTATCAATAAACATCACCGCCTGGTGTTAAGGGCCTACCGGGAAGACCTGGAAGATAACTACAGCGGTTATTACGACCGTGAAACCGTGAATATCTCCCTGAACTGGCGCTATCGCTGGGATAAAAACAATACCTTGAATACCCGGTTGCAGTACATAGATTACCGCAATGCCAATGACCTGGCCCAGGATGAAAGTGAGCAGGATGAAGATGAAAATAACTCGGTCGATAACCAGGGCACGGTATTCTCCATCAATTACCAGCGCTTGTTATGGAAAAACAAGGACTATAAAGTGAACGGCTATGTCAAAACCAGCTGGTATAACTATGATGCGCCAAGGGATATCTACCAGTATCAGCGCAGCATTGTCGAACTGGGGGCGAGTGTGAAGTTTTAACCGGCATTTTTTCGTGAGCGGTTAACGGCCCGGGACCATTGAAAATGGCTTTGCGCAGGAGGTAATTTGTCCTGCGCCAAGGCCATTTTTGTTTGTTTTGTTGTTCCGCTACAGGGGGAAATAAAATGTCTCTACATCTTTTGCCTGCTTATCGGTTAGGTGCTCTGACGCCCTGGGCTGCAACCTTTTATGTTAAACTGCCACAGTTCGATCGGTATCGAAGCAAGTTAAATTGACGGTGTTACCCTGTCTTAAAAAACAGGAGTTATCACCATGAAGTCCCAGAGCGCTTGCTTAACCGAATATTTAAACAACCATTTCTACACCCGTTCACAATTATTAACCCGGGCAAAGTTAGAAGAGAGCAGCTTTGAGCGCTTACAGGCTAACAAGATCATGCCCGCCGCTTCATACCGGCTGAAAACCGCCATAGCGCTGGACTCTTTTTTCGGCAGGCACCACCTGGAAGAAGAAAGTCAATATTATGCCAAGGGGTATGTGAGCTGGCTGCAATATCTGTCCGGGCTGGAAGCAGGGCAAGGCCGTGAGCATGAGATACAAGCCACTGTTTTTGCTGATTTTAGTACCAGGTATCAAACAAGGCTGGCGACCTTGGCAACACAAGGCTTTCATTTGCCAATAATGGACAATAAGGCGCATTTGCATGTTTTACTCCTGTCAGAGTGGCAACATTTTTTAAGCGGCACCTATGGCTTATGTACCCGCTCGGGGTTGCCGGAAGATATTGCTGCCAAGGAGCTGGCGCTTGTTATGATAAAAACCATAGTGGGCGAAGGACTCGAACGGGATGTTGCCGCACTGACGCCGGGGTTAAGCAAACAATTAAAGCAGGTGGTGGATTTACTCGACCAGGTGAGCAGTGCCTTTGCTCCCCACGAAGTCAAACTCAGCTCTCGCGAGTTATATATCAACCGGGTGCGGCTAAAATATCGCCTCAGCTAAGCGGTATTTTCAGCGGCGCCCGGCGTACCGTCAGAGGGTATTGATCTGAATATCATCGGGGAAAGGGTGGCCGCTGCCCTGATCTAAATATTGTTTCAGGCTTAACATAAAGGTCGCCCACTTCATCGAGCACAGGGCATAAAATCCGGATTCATCTTGCCAGTTCAGGTGCTGAAAATAAATGGCGCTTTCTCCTTCATCTTTTACGGTGAATTTTATTTCTGTGCCCAGCCACTGTTCATGACCGGCGATGCATTGCCAGTGTACGCTGTGATCTGTCACTGACAGTACTTTCATGTCAGGACCCTGGCCATGAAAGCGAAAAGCTAAAGTGCCGCCTTCCCCCGGATCGCCGCTGACATCCCAGGTCCACCATCCGGCCAGGCCTTCAAGGGTATCAAGGGCTGCCATAACTTTTTCTTTGCCGGCCTTAACGCCTATTTTTAATGCGATATTACTCATGAGCTTTCTCCTGATGCATGTCTTTATGAGCTTTACCTTTACATAGTTTAGAGAAAATATACCGGGTTACTATCTGAATGCAGATTATTTTTAAATTTAATTATCTTACTGAATTATAGGGTTAAATTTCTTTGTTGTTTCTTTTTTACTTGGCTATACTTTCCAACTATGGAAAGTAAAAAACGATTAGATCTGATTTTTTCTGCCTTGGCAGACAGCCGGCGCCGGGAAATGCTGGAGCAGCTGTGCGAGGGCAAGAAATCTGTCGGTGAACTGGCAAGCTTATTTGATTTAAGCCTGGGGGCAATATCTAAACATGTTTCCCTGCTGGAAAGCGCCGATATTATTTATAAAACCAAGCAGGGGCGTACCGTGTATTGCCATATGAATGTTGATATCTGGCAGGAAGTGTCCGCTTATATCAGTATGCAGGCCAGCTTCTGGCACAACCGCTTAAATGAACTGGAAGACTTTGTGCTGAACAAGGCCGGCAGCAAAAGCGCTATTGATAACAATAAGGAGTTGCCATGAAGGCCGGTGAGTTAGTGATTAAAAAAGTGTTTAACTGTTCTAAAAGGGAATTGTTTGATGCCTGGTCTCAGGTGGGTTTGCTGTCGAAGTGGTTTTTTGCCGCGCCGCAAAAATATAAAGACTCCAGGGTGCGCAGCAATTTTACCGTCAACGGTGAATATTCACTTACCATGTTTTTTGAAGATGGTTCAGAGGCCTCAATCTGGGGGCATTACCAGGAAATTACCCGCTACTCGGCAATTGTGATGTCCTGGAATTCAGCGATTGCCAAAGACAGCAAGGTTGAACTTGGCTTTAGCGAACTCTCTGCCAACCGGGCGCAACTTATCCTCAGGCATACATTATTTCCTGATGAAGCATCCAGAGCGGCCCACCAGCAGGGATGGTCGGCATGTCTGGCGAATCTTGAAAAGCTATTCGATGAAAGGGAATAATTATTCACAGCCCAGGCCGAATAAGGCCTCAACAAAGCTTCAATAACAGAATAACACACGATTTTATGATAAATTTCGGGTACACTAATGCGCTTATTTGATCAGGAGAGTATGCCGAATGAAGTCATCGTTACAGCAAGAATTACAAACCACCGGGGATTTTCTCGCCTTAACCCGGGCAAATGAATGGTCAATTGACAGCGACTTTTCATTTGAAGTGAGCTGCAAAAAAACGCAGGCCAAAAGCAAGGTCAGCGTACTAGACACCGGCATCATCGTTTTTGAACCTTTAGATCATGTTTCCAGTAAAGATATTGTTTTATCCTGTGCGGTACACGGCAATGAAACCGCGCCGATTGAAATTTGCACCGACTTAGTCAAACAGCTGATCTTGGGTGATTTACACCTGCAGGAGCGGGTCTTGTTTTTATTCGGCAACCCGGCGGCGATTAATATCGGCAAGCGTTTTGTTGAAGAAAACCTTAACCGTTTATTCTCCGGCGCCCACTCTTTACCCCAGGGAGATGAGACCGGGCTGGTTAACAAAGAGCGTCACCGGGCATTGGCATTAGAAAATGCCGTGCGGGACTTTTTCACGCAAGGCAGTGACATTTCAGCTGAGCGCCAGCGCTATCATTATGACTTACATACCGCTATTCGCGGCTCTAAAAATGACAAGTTTGCCGTTTACCCGTTCAGGCATGGCCAGCCGTGGAAAAAAGAGCAGTTACAATTTATGCTTGCCTGTGGCGTTAATACCATCTTGCTTAGCCATTCGCCAACCACGACTTTTAGCTACTTCTCGTCAAACGAATTCGGCGCCGATGCCTTTACCGTGGAATTAGGCAAAGTCAGGCCTTTTGGTGAAAATGATATGGCCAATTTTGCCGGTGTCACCCAGACCCTGATCCGGTTTATCAGTGGCGAAGATTTGCAGTTAACAGACTACAACAGCGGTGATTTCAGTATTTTTGAGATTTACCAGACCATTAACCGCGAGCAAGAAAACTTTACCCTGCATTTTGCCGATGATGTAGAGAACTTCACCGACTTTCCACAAGGTTATCTGCTGGCAACCGATGGTGATATCGAGCACAGGGTGAAAAAGGCGGGCGAGGCGATTATTTTCCCCAATGCGGGGGTTGCTATCGGTCAGCGGGCGTTATTGACAGTCATCTCCACTGATATCGACTAATGTCTTTATTGCCTGCTTGGCATTTCTTAATGTTAAGCAGGCAAAGCTTTTTCTACCCCTAATTAAAGACATATAATACAGTAGCTTGCCTTTTCTTTTACTCTGTTTTATACCTATCGGTAAAAAATAGTTGAAATATTTTTTGTTATTTCCATGTCCCAATAAGTTCATCAAAGGTTTAACTTATTTTAGGTATAATGGAATATGCCCACCAGAGAACTTCATTATTTCAACGATCTAGAATTTCCCACTACACATATTACTATCTTGTACCGCTGGCTGCTGCTGCAAGGTTACCATGAGCAAGACTTGCTGCTGGGCTTGCCCCGGTTGCAAAGCATATTCGACGATGCCGACGCCAAGCTGGCGTTCTCTTTACAAAAGCAATTTATGAGCAATGCCATTGAACTTACCGGGAACGATATGCTTGGTTATGAGCTTGGCCGCTATATTGGCGAACATTCTTTTGGCTTAATGGGCTATGCGGTTAAATGCTCACCAACCTTGGACAAGGCCCTGGACACCCTAAGCCGGTATTTTTCATTGAGAAACAGTCTATTTGAAGTGAATAAACTGGTGCTGGAAAAAGAATGCATATTAAAAATTGATGAAGCGGTCGAATTTGCAGAACTCAGGCCATTTCTGTTCCAGATGTTTATCTGTGCCAATATCAGTCTGCTTAAGGGGAGCGGCGGTTTTCTCTCGTCGGCGATAAAATCTATCCGGCTTACCTTTAGTAAACCCAAAGGCTGGAGTAAGGCGCTATTCCCGCATATTAAGGTTTTTTTCGATGCCGAATTCAA
It includes:
- a CDS encoding tetratricopeptide repeat protein, coding for MKNAILPSVIFLAAASVLFYLEYQSQHSAEVVQVVAVAAIEKENFELVGSNEPVSLLLQEAKGQVSSTDKDRAEKAQQFLWLKGISSPAELYASNQWQALTQTKQQLARLILAKEAITNKNPVLALEMLAKMPTKQLHAISAGFYLALAYARTGDKAQAIASYQSVLEHDPSHQGAAINLGLLFKEKQDYAQAIPVLEHAVNISRGTKLAKAHAILAACLYQQQQYQRALGHYRTSIEYRPDHPGTWLGLAKTQEKLHLPYQQVFTTFTRTAKLNAKHYKPWTELGRFQLENLDFSGAVLSLNKALELSPFNLSATRALAWATFEAGQEKKAAQLWRYLAKNEKVKARRKLARHMLVLLTEDHEASAVILTDLEQTLLGKSLKNSLRSQYAYAWYLAQLITTEPKQAMPQRTRLLGEEGKQEGAKNTDRFRFRQLYRLALQQEKRQEFQQALATLARLQKSNLYAYPLLKKLSRLHYGLGQLSQANQYAEQALAYTPNDRTLLLHKITLDIERGHFKPAQKRLNKLALSGDGESDLIALYAKLAWQQRDWENALTYYRQLLRLELDNEAAHYHLAQIFLEKGESPKAIEHLTTLLSINSGAIDARLLLAQIYCQQDDLTTCHREAAKVLKLVPTNEQAQNLVNHLI
- a CDS encoding DUF6058 family natural product biosynthesis protein, yielding MKSQSACLTEYLNNHFYTRSQLLTRAKLEESSFERLQANKIMPAASYRLKTAIALDSFFGRHHLEEESQYYAKGYVSWLQYLSGLEAGQGREHEIQATVFADFSTRYQTRLATLATQGFHLPIMDNKAHLHVLLLSEWQHFLSGTYGLCTRSGLPEDIAAKELALVMIKTIVGEGLERDVAALTPGLSKQLKQVVDLLDQVSSAFAPHEVKLSSRELYINRVRLKYRLS
- a CDS encoding SRPBCC domain-containing protein: MSNIALKIGVKAGKEKVMAALDTLEGLAGWWTWDVSGDPGEGGTLAFRFHGQGPDMKVLSVTDHSVHWQCIAGHEQWLGTEIKFTVKDEGESAIYFQHLNWQDESGFYALCSMKWATFMLSLKQYLDQGSGHPFPDDIQINTL
- a CDS encoding ArsR/SmtB family transcription factor, producing the protein MESKKRLDLIFSALADSRRREMLEQLCEGKKSVGELASLFDLSLGAISKHVSLLESADIIYKTKQGRTVYCHMNVDIWQEVSAYISMQASFWHNRLNELEDFVLNKAGSKSAIDNNKELP
- a CDS encoding SRPBCC family protein, with protein sequence MKAGELVIKKVFNCSKRELFDAWSQVGLLSKWFFAAPQKYKDSRVRSNFTVNGEYSLTMFFEDGSEASIWGHYQEITRYSAIVMSWNSAIAKDSKVELGFSELSANRAQLILRHTLFPDEASRAAHQQGWSACLANLEKLFDERE
- the astE gene encoding succinylglutamate desuccinylase gives rise to the protein MKSSLQQELQTTGDFLALTRANEWSIDSDFSFEVSCKKTQAKSKVSVLDTGIIVFEPLDHVSSKDIVLSCAVHGNETAPIEICTDLVKQLILGDLHLQERVLFLFGNPAAINIGKRFVEENLNRLFSGAHSLPQGDETGLVNKERHRALALENAVRDFFTQGSDISAERQRYHYDLHTAIRGSKNDKFAVYPFRHGQPWKKEQLQFMLACGVNTILLSHSPTTTFSYFSSNEFGADAFTVELGKVRPFGENDMANFAGVTQTLIRFISGEDLQLTDYNSGDFSIFEIYQTINREQENFTLHFADDVENFTDFPQGYLLATDGDIEHRVKKAGEAIIFPNAGVAIGQRALLTVISTDID
- a CDS encoding AraC family transcriptional regulator — its product is MPTRELHYFNDLEFPTTHITILYRWLLLQGYHEQDLLLGLPRLQSIFDDADAKLAFSLQKQFMSNAIELTGNDMLGYELGRYIGEHSFGLMGYAVKCSPTLDKALDTLSRYFSLRNSLFEVNKLVLEKECILKIDEAVEFAELRPFLFQMFICANISLLKGSGGFLSSAIKSIRLTFSKPKGWSKALFPHIKVFFDAEFNGIVFHRSELHTRIASDDPVTLQNLTEYFELKLSAMPRSNFITRVRQTLARQTKPEASQNDIATAMGLSPRTLRRKLKELDITYKDILNEVRTEKAIRLLQNSDLRIYQVCELMGYNNLSNFRRAFKMWTGKTFKDFR